The Phaeocystidibacter marisrubri genomic interval CATTCTTTTTATTGATACAATTACATACCGAAAGGTTCATTATGGGGAACGCGTTGTCTTCCATCCTCATACTGTGGATGACGAAATAAACCGAATTGAACAATTGGCACTCCAACAGAATCTCATAGTAGAATCCATTCGTTTCAATCCACTGTATTCCATTGCTGCAGAGAGACCTTATCATGAAATGGAGATCAATGAGATGGTGAAAGCGCATTCCTTTGAAGTCATTTTTACTTTTGTGAAAGCGGATTACAAAATGAGATATCCAGTCCTCTTCGAAACTGAAAACCCTTAGATGATGAAATACGCCCTCTCTCTCGTAGTCGTTGCACTGCTCTTTGGGAAAACTTCACACGCTCTATACACCATAGAAGACAAGCTCTATTCCTGCTACAAAGATGCATTTATGGATATGGGGTTGGACATTGATTCTAGCACGACCGCATTTGAAACGGCACTAATAGAGGCTCATGTATTGATGAACAACAGTGGCGAAGCTTATCTCCGTTATTTCTCAACCCTTGCTGAAACAGGTGAGTTTCCCGAATACGAAGCCTCCGAATCGTTTATCTCGCCAAATCAATTGGCCACCCTCCATACGAGTCATGTTCGCTGTATTTATGCTTGTAAAGCGAGCGATAGTTCCACTTTCTATTCTTCCAAATTCTATGAGCTTCAGCACTCGCTTCAATCCATGGACTGGACAATGGATAGCATGGTATTCAAAATTGCCAGCAAGCATTTGAAGATTCTATCCACAAAGGATTTTGAGCATCCGTATTACAAGTTGCGCACATTGATCGCGATTTACAGAACTTCAGATATGGATAGAGGATTGTATCATCTACTTCCACGCAAGCCTAAGCGTCTCACTTCACTTCGAGAAGATCAAATTGCCCGCCTTCGGATAGATTCGGCAGATCGCATTTCATTAAATGGAAGATACATGGAAGGGTATGCACTACAAGTTGAGTTGAAGAATTTCATTGAAGCCCATCGTCGAGATCACCAGATTCAGCTAATCGCAGATCAAAAAACAACCTACTCGGCGTATATATTACTCACTGATCTCGTTCATGAAGTCTATCTTCAATTGCGCTCAGACCTTGCCTACTCTGAATTTGAGAAGCCCATAGAAGAATGCAGTAAAGAGGAGTTGGATTTTTTGAAGGAGCAGTTGCCCATGAATGTGCATGAAATGGATACTAAACTCTAAATTCCATAATATTCAATTGACTGAAACACTTGATGATTAAATCAAATTCATCCACTGTAATTCCCCGATTACTAGTGAATTCAAATCGCTAAATTCGCATCTGATATAGCCATTTGTTCTCTCAACAACCAACTTGTATCCAAAACGTCCATCCACTAACATTGCGTTTGGCATCTATCGCTAACCTCTAATTACCAAATTCATGCTCGGTTTCAAGCACATTAAGTTCGACTCCATGACCTATGTACTTCACTTCGTGAACGGACAGATCAAGAAGGAAGGACGCGGACTTTCATTCTTCTATTTCGAACCTAATAGCTCCATTGTAGCCATTCCGCTTGGAAGCAATGATCTTCCTTTCATTTTTAGTGAATCCACCAAAGATTACCAGACGGTCAATATTCAAGGGCAAATCACCTATAAGATTTCAAATCCAAAGGTTTTGGCTGATGTTCTCGACTTTACGGTGGGCGAAAATGGACTTCACAAGAAGAACGATATAGAGAAACTAAACCAGCGGATCATCAACGAAGCTCAGACGTCTACTTCTTCGTTTATTCATGAGATTAATCTAAAAGAGGCCATTCGCTCTGCCAAGCAGATAGAACAACAAATCCAATCTGGGCTCACCTCACAAGCAATTGAAAGCTTGGGGATTGAAATCCTAGGAACGAATATTTTGGCGATTCAAGCCTCTCCTGAAATGGCCCGAGCTTTAGAGACAGAAACTCGCGAAAAACTTCAACAAGAAGCAGATCACGCCATTTACGAAAGAAGAAACTTCGCCGTTGAACAAGAGAGAAAGATTAAAGAGTCTGAGCTCAATACCGAAATCGCCGTTGAAGAGAAGCAAAAGCAAATTTCTGAGAAGCGTATGGAGTCTGAAGTTCTCAAAGCAGACAATGAACGCAAGTTGCGCGAAATGAAGATTTCTGCTGACATATCAGTGGAAAATCAGAGAAAGATGCTCATTGAACAGCGTACAGAGAACGATAAAAAAGAAGCGGAAACTCAAGGATATGTTACGGAAACGACTCTCAAGCCATATCGAGAAATGGATTGGAAGATCTTAACCGCTTTGACCAACAATACGGATCCAAAGTTTAATATTTCCCTGGCCTTCCGCGAAATGGCGGAAAATGCCGATAAAATAGGCAACTTGAACATTAGTCCTGAACTTCTTGATTCAATCCTCAATGAAAAGAGAAAGGGGAAATAATGAGCTACGAATACGCGATAATTGTAAAGAATAAGACGCGTCTTGAATCTCTGATTGAACGATTCAACACTGTGGCACAAGCACAATTCTATATTGAACGTCAGGGAGGAAACTTTGCTGATTACGAGCTTGAACACAAAAATTTTCATCGAGCTCTCAATGACTTACAAACCACACTTTCTTCCGAAATAAAGAACAAGACGATTGATCGATCCTTCCTTCCATCCTTCTTGTTTGCCGATTCGCACCTCATAGTGGTGATTGGTCAGGATGGATTGGTTGCAAATACAGCCAAATACGCCAACGGATGTCCCATTATCGCTGTTAACCCAGATCGTGATCGATACGACGGAATTCTTCTTCCTTTCAA includes:
- a CDS encoding SPFH domain-containing protein yields the protein MLGFKHIKFDSMTYVLHFVNGQIKKEGRGLSFFYFEPNSSIVAIPLGSNDLPFIFSESTKDYQTVNIQGQITYKISNPKVLADVLDFTVGENGLHKKNDIEKLNQRIINEAQTSTSSFIHEINLKEAIRSAKQIEQQIQSGLTSQAIESLGIEILGTNILAIQASPEMARALETETREKLQQEADHAIYERRNFAVEQERKIKESELNTEIAVEEKQKQISEKRMESEVLKADNERKLREMKISADISVENQRKMLIEQRTENDKKEAETQGYVTETTLKPYREMDWKILTALTNNTDPKFNISLAFREMAENADKIGNLNISPELLDSILNEKRKGK